CTTTTGCTGTCCTGTTCCTGTTGAGCTTGCTTTTGTCAACATCATTTTCTTTTCCTCTGTTCAGGTGGTTTTCTGTTCAGCTCATCATTTGACAAAATGGTCAATGTGTGGTCTTTGCAGGTACACTTGTTAAAGCTATTATTTGTATAATTTGGTCCATCGTTAACAGGGTTTGAACTATATCCTTGCTGGACCCCTTTGTCGAATTAGCTTACGACCTATCGATTTTGGTCTTATTTCATACTTTGCTCCACTAATATTTTCCCAAGTGTGGACCTATAGATAGTCCATGCAATTTTTGGCTCAAATTATTGTTAGGAACTGGAGCTAAAGTCTCAGTTGTGCTTTGTATGAAAATGCCTCAACTTATATCTCTAGTAGTTTGGTGAAGCTTAAAGTATGACATATCTTGGTTCATCTTTTTCCCTTATCTGAAATTAGAATATATTATGGCATGGCTTTCACTAAAAGACAGAGACATCATGCATATTGCATGCATACTAGATCAAATTTTTTCCCCTTTTGCCATCTCTTCAGGAGCTTCCCTGAGTTACCCAACAATTTACAGGACTATTCTCATGTACATTCATTCAAAGGTCATGAGCAAAGAGTTATGGTTGTAGCTTTTGTCGATTATGAAGAACCATTATGCATTAGTGGTGATAATGGTGGGGCAATTTGCATTTGGCGAGCTAGCACTCCATTAAGTCCTGAACCACTAAAGAAACTACAGGAGCAACAGGATTGGCGCTATAGTGGTATTCATGCCCTTGCTGTCTCCAGAAGCCAATATCTATATACTGGCAGTGGTGACAAGTCAATAAAAGCATGGTCATTGCAGGCAATTTTCTGTTGCTTTCTCATTGTCGATTTAGTTAATCGATACTGAAACTGAAAAGCTGCTCCCTTCGTCTCTCTCCCTTTCCAGGATTACAGTCTATCATGCACTATGAATGGCCATAAATCAGTTGTATCTTCATTAGCAATATGTGATGAGGTTCTTTACAGTGGTAGTTGGGATGGAACTGTACGGTTATGGTGCCTTAGCGATCATAGTCCGTTGGCAGTTTTGGGGGAAGAAGCACCAGGGAGTGTTTGCTCGATTTTTTGTCTTGCTGTTGATGAGAATATACTTGTTGCAGCTCATGAGAACGGATTGACGAAGGTACTGTTGTGAATCCAACGCAGATAAAAAGTTTTGTTTTAATTAGGTTAGGATATTGATGAACATCAACCTCAATATATGTACTCAGAAGGAATAGTGTTCAAGCTAGTAGTAATTGCAATTCAAAAATTTGCAGATATTTTATTAGATACCCTCATACTTTATTGATTCCATTAGATCTGGTTTGACGATATTCTggtgaaatctgcacaagaacaCGACGGCGCCATCTTCTCTGCCTGCAAGAAGGGAAAATGGATGTTTACAGGAGGCTGGGACAAGATGATAAAAGTAAAGGTATGTGCACAACATATGAAAATAGCAGCTTTTATGCTGTAATCGTATATCATTCAAAGGCTCTCAAATTGGACTCGGTTGATGATCTGATTTGATCTTATATGCCTAAGCTGCTGCTTTATAGGAACTATTCAGAGATGGTGATCTATCATCTGCTATTCCACTTGGATCTATTACATGTGATTCTGTAGTAACGGCTCTACTCTACTGGCAAGGAAAGCTTTTTGTTGGA
The nucleotide sequence above comes from Nicotiana tabacum cultivar K326 chromosome 12, ASM71507v2, whole genome shotgun sequence. Encoded proteins:
- the LOC107793194 gene encoding uncharacterized protein LOC107793194, whose protein sequence is MCGLCRSFPELPNNLQDYSHVHSFKGHEQRVMVVAFVDYEEPLCISGDNGGAICIWRASTPLSPEPLKKLQEQQDWRYSGIHALAVSRSQYLYTGSGDKSIKAWSLQDYSLSCTMNGHKSVVSSLAICDEVLYSGSWDGTVRLWCLSDHSPLAVLGEEAPGSVCSIFCLAVDENILVAAHENGLTKIWFDDILVKSAQEHDGAIFSACKKGKWMFTGGWDKMIKVKELFRDGDLSSAIPLGSITCDSVVTALLYWQGKLFVGQADGVIKVYYSAVR